In Gymnogyps californianus isolate 813 chromosome 1, ASM1813914v2, whole genome shotgun sequence, the following are encoded in one genomic region:
- the CMSS1 gene encoding LOW QUALITY PROTEIN: protein CMSS1 (The sequence of the model RefSeq protein was modified relative to this genomic sequence to represent the inferred CDS: inserted 1 base in 1 codon), with protein MGDTLEEPWWETPSGAGSSPDPSDDEAIEKASDNRTATHKDSDSKPAVTKKRKQPTECFLSQPEEKQESTVKTKRRKKKKISDILEKSAPKPGVPADLQNLLSQHFGENRSVIEIEELKLSDSCFLPANDLTHSFSSYLKEICPKWAKLRKNHKEKKSVVMLVICSSALRSLELIKSMTAFKGDCRVLKLFAKHIKIKEQMNMLEKGVFHIGXGTPGRVKALVEQDGLCLNSTKYMILDWNWRDQKLRRMMDIPEIKKETIDLLEMSIIKLCREGSVKLGLF; from the exons atCCTTCAGATGATGAAGCTATTGAGAAAGCAAGTGATAACAGGACGGCAACGCATAAAGATTCAGATTCCAAACCTGCtgtgacaaagaaaagaaagcag CCTACAGAGTGTTTTCTAAGTcagcctgaagaaaaacaagagagcaCTGTAAagacaaagaggagaaagaag aagaaaatttctGATATTCTGGAAAAATCCGCTCCAAAACCTGGTGTCCCTGCAGATCTACAAAATCTGCTTAGTCAACATTTTGGTGAAAACCGTTCAGTGATTGAAATAGAGGAATTAAAGCTGTCAG ATTCCTGTTTTCTGCCAGCCAATGATCTCACCCACAGTTTTTCTTCATACCTGAAGGAAA TCTGTCCTAAGTGGGCAAAACTCCGTAAAAACCACAAGGAGAAGAAGTCGGTGGTGATGCTGGTTATCTGCAGTTCTGCCCTTCGTTCCTTGGAACTCATCAA GTCAATGACAGCATTTAAAGGAGACTGCAGAGTTCTCAAGTTGTTTGCAAAGCACATAAAG ATAAAAGAACAGATGAATATGTTGGAGAAAGGCGTGTTCCACATCG TTGGAACCCCTGGGAGAGTAAAAGCGCTAGTGGAGCAAG ATGGCCTGTGCTTGAACTCCACAAAATATATGATTCTGGATTGGAACTGGAGAGATCAGAAACTAAGGAGAATGATGGATATCCCTGAG ataaagaaagaaacaattgaCCTACTGGAGATGAGTATTATAAAGCTGTGCAGAGAAGGGTCTGTGAAGCTGGGACTCTTTTAA